A single region of the Rhizobium grahamii genome encodes:
- a CDS encoding inositol monophosphatase family protein produces the protein MPSLAPDLPARLALAQAIAREAGAVALDYFNRRDTLVIETKRDLQDVVSVADREVEELIRARILAAYADDGILGEEYGLQSGSSGFTWVVDPIDGTSPFVNGMPNWCISIGLLYSGVPVVGVIFAPCHDEMYAGGLDMGATLNGKKLTLDPSRNIRNAVTGIGANSHVTPATVAKIVEDLLTAGGNFIRNGSGALMLAYVAAGRLVGYYEPYMHAWDCLAGYCLVKEAGGWYHVFPTEGEKLTKGAPVIATAPGAIDDLKAIAGL, from the coding sequence ATGCCAAGCCTAGCCCCCGATTTGCCCGCGCGCCTTGCTCTTGCGCAGGCAATTGCCCGAGAAGCCGGCGCCGTCGCACTCGACTACTTCAATCGACGAGACACCCTCGTCATCGAAACGAAGCGGGACCTGCAGGATGTCGTCTCCGTTGCCGATCGCGAAGTGGAAGAGTTGATCCGCGCCCGGATACTGGCCGCTTACGCTGACGATGGCATTCTCGGCGAAGAGTATGGCCTGCAATCGGGTAGCTCCGGGTTTACCTGGGTTGTCGATCCGATCGATGGGACCAGCCCTTTCGTCAACGGCATGCCGAACTGGTGCATATCGATCGGCTTGCTGTATTCCGGCGTGCCCGTGGTCGGCGTCATTTTCGCGCCGTGCCACGATGAAATGTATGCGGGCGGACTCGACATGGGCGCGACGCTCAACGGCAAGAAGCTCACACTTGATCCGTCGCGCAACATTCGAAATGCAGTCACCGGGATCGGCGCGAACAGCCATGTGACACCCGCGACCGTCGCCAAGATTGTCGAGGATCTGCTTACCGCCGGCGGGAACTTCATTCGCAACGGCTCCGGCGCCCTAATGCTCGCCTATGTCGCCGCCGGGCGTCTGGTCGGCTACTACGAACCTTACATGCACGCCTGGGACTGCCTCGCCGGCTACTGCCTCGTGAAGGAAGCAGGCGGCTGGTATCATGTATTTCCGACCGAGGGCGAAAAGCTCACCAAGGGCGCACCGGTCATTGCCACAGCACCTGGAGCTATCGACGACCTGAAGGCCATCGCCGGTCTATAG
- a CDS encoding LacI family DNA-binding transcriptional regulator — protein sequence MASKLFVSAQEVARRAGVSRSAVSRTFTPGASVSAETRQRVLKAAEELGYHVNHLARGLMRNESGIVCLIVSDVATPYRAAVLRELTLQLQNAGKVAMLINTDRSDGSVDRALHQAIRYRADASVILSGLPDKSIVQLCLRSGQRLVLINRDDDQPGPLRINVDDADAGSRVATAFARAGCRRLAFANSLAGTPSLVRREKGFVAAAAALGLEVVVERYGATGYEAGQVLAQRLLTRSERPDAVFCATDLLACGFMDAARRQFGLAVPSQLCVAGFDNIEQASWLSYELTTFAQPVDRIAKYAIDWLGTDDNGEDGPEPITLPAELIWRSSIRGG from the coding sequence TTGGCTTCGAAGTTGTTTGTCAGTGCCCAGGAGGTCGCGCGTAGGGCGGGAGTGTCCCGTTCCGCGGTCTCTCGGACGTTTACGCCCGGTGCCAGCGTATCAGCCGAAACGCGTCAACGCGTTCTTAAGGCTGCCGAAGAGCTCGGCTATCACGTCAATCACCTTGCGCGCGGGCTGATGCGCAACGAAAGCGGCATCGTCTGTCTGATCGTGTCGGACGTGGCGACACCCTACCGGGCTGCCGTTCTCCGGGAGCTTACCCTGCAGCTTCAGAATGCAGGCAAGGTCGCCATGCTTATCAATACCGACCGCTCGGATGGCAGCGTGGATAGGGCCTTGCATCAGGCGATCCGCTACCGGGCCGACGCCTCGGTCATCCTCTCCGGTCTGCCCGACAAGTCGATCGTTCAGCTGTGCCTGCGCAGCGGCCAGCGCCTTGTCCTGATCAACCGCGATGACGACCAGCCCGGTCCACTGAGGATCAATGTCGATGATGCCGATGCCGGCTCCAGGGTTGCGACGGCGTTTGCCCGTGCCGGCTGCCGTAGACTGGCATTTGCAAATTCGCTTGCCGGTACGCCAAGTCTTGTGCGTCGCGAGAAGGGCTTTGTCGCCGCTGCCGCCGCGCTTGGGCTGGAGGTGGTCGTCGAGCGTTATGGCGCGACAGGCTACGAGGCAGGGCAGGTGCTGGCGCAGCGCTTGTTGACGCGCAGCGAGCGCCCGGATGCCGTGTTCTGTGCAACCGACCTTCTGGCCTGCGGCTTCATGGATGCCGCGCGCCGGCAATTCGGGCTTGCTGTGCCAAGTCAGCTCTGCGTCGCCGGTTTCGACAATATCGAGCAGGCGTCGTGGCTATCCTACGAATTGACGACATTCGCCCAGCCTGTCGACAGGATCGCGAAGTACGCGATTGACTGGCTTGGGACGGATGACAACGGCGAAGACGGACCCGAGCCAATCACCTTGCCAGCGGAATTGATCTGGCGCAGTTCGATCCGGGGCGGCTGA
- a CDS encoding sugar transferase, whose amino-acid sequence MLQTLDRGLKRVLDFSASLVGLIVLSPVLLVIAYLVRRSSPGGALFLQERVGYAEKPFTCIKFRTMAAGTPNVGSHDAAEAWITPIGRTLRAYKLDELPQLINVLRGDMSLVGPRPCLPTQQGVIAARRAKNVFSIRPGITGLAQLSGIDMSTPEALAKADAEYIRTAGLWRDLKLIFGSIAGKGSGDAATR is encoded by the coding sequence ATGCTGCAGACTCTCGATCGCGGACTGAAACGCGTGCTCGACTTTTCCGCCTCGCTTGTCGGCCTGATCGTGCTCTCGCCGGTTCTTCTGGTCATCGCGTATCTCGTTCGCCGCAGCTCCCCCGGCGGTGCCCTGTTTCTGCAGGAGCGGGTCGGCTACGCCGAAAAGCCGTTCACCTGCATCAAATTCCGAACCATGGCCGCGGGTACGCCCAACGTCGGATCTCATGATGCAGCCGAGGCCTGGATCACCCCGATCGGCCGCACGTTGCGCGCCTATAAGCTTGATGAACTTCCGCAGCTCATCAATGTGTTGCGGGGAGACATGAGTCTTGTGGGCCCTCGCCCGTGCCTGCCAACACAGCAGGGCGTCATCGCCGCGCGGCGCGCCAAGAATGTCTTTTCGATCCGGCCGGGTATCACCGGCCTGGCGCAGCTCTCCGGGATCGACATGTCCACCCCCGAGGCTCTTGCAAAGGCCGACGCGGAGTACATCAGGACGGCCGGGTTGTGGCGGGATCTCAAGCTGATCTTCGGCTCGATCGCCGGCAAGGGTAGCGGCGACGCCGCCACGCGCTGA